AAAGTTTATCTTTAGAAACATCGATACCAACAAACAACATAGAAACACAACCTTTCAGAATTAGATTCTAACTCTGGGTATATAAGAAAAGAGCCTCGTTATATGTAAGAGCTATAGCTCATTCTCCGGTAGCAATTCAACTTATATACCAAAGTTAGTCAGACTATTCAAGGCACTTAAGTGCAGGAGGTGACAGAATTACTTTAGTTATATAATAACTCAGAGTTAGAATTATTTTTTTAAAAATAAATATCAGATTTATTAATTATATGAAAACATTATACACGAGGAGGTAAGATTATGAAAAAAAGATTTTCATTGTTAGCATTTATTCTAGTTTTATTTTCTTTAACCTTTGCAATTACAGGTCAAGAAGTTCTTGATAATGTAAAAGATGAACATGATAACTTTAAAACAGAAAAATCCTTGGTAATAATGAAATTAAAAGATGCTAATGGTAATATCAGAGAAAGAGAATTTGATATGTACTTGATGCATGATGGTGATGATTCATTAGCTTTAGTAAGATTCAACAAACCATCTGAAGTTAAAAACATCACTTTATTAACATTATCAGATGATGAAATATACTTATACATGCCTGCATATAGAAAAACTAAAAGAATATCTGGTGGAGCAAAAAATGGGAATTTTGTAGGTTCAGATTTTAAATATAATGATATTTCATTATTATATAATGAACAAACAGGAGATTATGATGCAAATTTAATAAAAGAAACAAGAACAGAATATATTGTAGAAGTTATTCCACATGAAAAGGATAATGATTATGCAAAAATAATTATGACAATAAAAAAAGAACATATGTTATTTAAAAAAATTGAGTTTTACAATCATGAAAATAAACTAATAAAAGTTATGACTTTTGAAAATGAAAAAGATTTTAATGGTCATATATTAGCAACAAATATTACATTAAATAATTTAGAAGAAAATCATTCTACAATTTTAGAAATAAAAGAAGTGGAATTTGATATACCAATTACAAAGAAATTTTTTGATAGAAGAAACATATCAAACCCAATATTAAAATATAAATGATGGGGGTGTAAAAGATGAGAAAAAGACTTTTTATATTTTTAATGATACTCTCAACAGTAGTAATTTTGGGATTCAATGGCGATTTGCAATATTTTTATGGATATAATTTCTCAAAAGATGCATCAACTACAATAAGTGGTTTAAAAGCAAATTTATCTTTTGAAAATTCTTTAGACACATTATATTACAAATTATCTCTTGATTTATTCAAATTAAAAAATGGAAAAACATATTTTGATTTTGATATTAATAATTATTCAATGATTTTCCCTTCGGAAATGTACTTAATAAAACCTAATGTACCATGGATGTTATATGTTTTAAATGAAGCATATGCTGATATATATTTCGATGAAGCAACTGTAAGATTTGGAAGATTTATTTTAAATAATGGCAGCTCAACATTATATAGTCCTTCAGTTTTATTAAGCGCACATGATGGATTAAATCCATTTGAAAATTATAAAGCATTACCAGTTGAAGGAATTAACATAAATGGTTATTTAGGTGATTATGTATATGATTTAACCATAATCCCTGAAACATATGATAATATATCTGATTTTGTTTTGTATCCAAAAAATATAAATGAAAATATTATTTACGAAAATGCTGTAACATTAACTTATCAATTTACTGAAAGTAAAAAAGAGGTTGAAAATGCAACAGAAGAACTTATTAATCAATTAATAGCTAATGGATTAGATCTAAATACAATAAATACTATGCTAAACAATCCTTTATTATTAAAAAATGTTGGATTGTCAGATGAACAAATTTATGAAATATATGCTGGTCAAACATTGATGACATTACCATCAACTTATGAAATTAATACAATAACTGCTGAATCAACAAATATAGATGAATTAAATGCAAAAAATATGAATTACGCAGCAAAAATCTCTTTTAATATTTTGGGATATGATTTAAAAATGGGATTTGTACATGACCATTACCATTTTATGGTACCAGAAAAAATAGATATAAAATATTCTGATAATGGAACAGGTGTATCAAATACAGTAATGTATAGACCATCAAGAAATTCTGTTACTTTAGATATACAAGGTGTGTCAAATTTCTTTGATTCTATTAGTTATCATGGGGAAGCAGCGTTTATTATGCCAGAAAAAACTTATACAATAGTAAACACCAGTTATTATGTTCCAGATACTTTACAACCAACAGAAACAACAATAACAACAAATTCAACAAATATAGATATATTTGATAAATATTATGCAAAAGCAGTTGCTGGTATAGAATATACAAAAGGCGAAGATTTAACAATTGGAATAGAAGGATTTAATGGATTACCAACAGAAGAATTAAAGGATCATATTTCATTTGGCGGAGATACGTACATTAAAGCAAAATACTCAAATATTGCTATAGAAGGTTTAGGATTAGTAGCTTTTTCTAAAATTAATGACGAATACAAACCAGGATATATGACAAACATAAAACTTTCTTATTCAGGAATAGATAATTTTGAACCCTCAATTAAAATAAATTACGCATACGCAGAAGATAATGAACATTCTATAAAACAATATGAAAATTTAAATTCTATTTCTTTAAGCTTCAAAACTTATTTCTAAAGAGCCAGAAATTTGGCTCTTTTATTTTTATGTTATAATATAATATCAATTCAGAAATAACAAGGAGTGTTGATAATGAGAATAGCTATAACAGGAGTAACAGGATCAATAGGAACACAAACTTTAGAGGTTTTAGAATTTTTAAAATCTAAAAATTATAATTTTAAGTTAGTGGGAATAAGCGCTGGTAGTAATAAAAACAAAATGTTAGATATAATAAAAAAATGGAAACCAGAATATGCGGCTCTCGAAAATGCAAAACTTGAGAATTTTAATGGAACAAAAATATTAACAGGAAAAGACTCAACAATAGAAATGCTAGAAAAATCTAAACCAGACTTTGTTTTAGTTGCAACTGGAGGTTCTATAGGAATAAAACATACATTAAAAGCAATAGAGGTTTCAAAAAGGGTAGGATTAGCAAATAAAGAATCTATAGTTTGTGGAGGAAAGATGCTGTTAGATTTTGCTATGAAAAATAATACTGAAATAATACCAGTAGATAGTGAGCATAGTGCATTATTCCAACTAAACCATGGAGATTCTACACCTTCAAAAATAATTATTACAGCATCTGGTGGAGCACTAAGAGATTGGCCTATAGAAAAATTGGATGAGGTTAAAGTAGAGGATGTATTAAATCATCCAGTTTGGTCAATGGGAAAAAGAATTACAGTAGATTCTGCAACTATGGTAAATAAAGGACTTGAAGTTATAGAAGCATACCATCTATTTAATTTAAAGAAAGAAAATATCGATGTAGTAATTAACAGAAATAGTCATATACATGCGATTGTAGGATATCCAGATGGAGTTATGAAATTTCATTATGGGATTCCAAGTATGAAAATTCCTATTGCATACTCTATTACTTATCCAGAAAGAATATATGAATATATTTATCCCGATCTAACCTTAGAATCAATTAAATTTGAAAATGTGGATTATAATAGATACCCTGCTTTGAAATTAGCTTTTGATATTTTAGGAGATCAAAAATTGCAAATTGTATATAATGCAGCAGATGAAGTTGCTGTACAATTATTTTTAGAAAGGAAAATTAAATATACAGATATTTATAAATTAATTTATCAATCGATTGATAAATTTATTAATACAAATGTAAAAATTTATGATTTTTATGATATAATAACCCTAGATTATGAAGTAAAATATTATTCGAGAGGGTTGATATTATGAGAAAAGTAAGATTTCATCAAGGTATTTTATTTAAAGCTTTATTATCGCTATCTGTAGTTGTTATAACGGCATTTTTATTCAACGGAATTTTATCTTATAATAATTTAAAAAATTTAACAGACAATTATGTTGAAGAAGGTATAATGAAACAAAGTGTAGAAAATATTGCTGTTACAATACAAACATTCAAAAATGGTTTAACAAATTTAGAAGAAACATTAAAAAATGACGAAATAAATAGATTAAAATCATTAAATGATAGCGCCAAGAGCATAGTTTATTACTATATTAATGAAATGAAAAATGGTAATATGTCAAAAGACGAAACTATTAATGCCATTAAAAATGAAATTAGAAAAATACGATTTGACAATAATCAAGGATATTATTTTATTTTTGATGAAAATGGTATAAATATTATGCATGCCGCTAATCCATCTTTAGAAGGTAAAAATTTATATGATTTACAAGATAAAACTGGCATTTATATTGTTAGAGAACTTATTAAAAAAGCAAAAGATGCATATAGCAATAATGATAGTGGTGTTCTTACATACTATTTTCAAAAACCCAGCGAAGATCAAAACAAAGTTTTTCCAAAATTAGGCGTGTCTTTTTGGATACCAGAATTTAAATGGATAATAGGAACAGGAGTATATATTGATGAAATTGATAAAAAGATTAATGAAAAAAAGAATGAATTTAAAAATGCATTATATGAAGAATTATATAAAACTTCGTATATTGGAGATAACACATATCCAATAATATATAATAAAGATGGATCATATTTTATGTATAAAGATAAATCTAAAATTGGAATAAATTCATCTTCAAAGGATCCTATTTCAGGTAAGTTAATTTCACAATTAGCTATTGAAACAAAAAATGGTTTCTATGAATACATGTACCCTAAAAAT
The window above is part of the Marinitoga sp. 38H-ov genome. Proteins encoded here:
- a CDS encoding outer membrane lipoprotein-sorting protein, which encodes MKKRFSLLAFILVLFSLTFAITGQEVLDNVKDEHDNFKTEKSLVIMKLKDANGNIREREFDMYLMHDGDDSLALVRFNKPSEVKNITLLTLSDDEIYLYMPAYRKTKRISGGAKNGNFVGSDFKYNDISLLYNEQTGDYDANLIKETRTEYIVEVIPHEKDNDYAKIIMTIKKEHMLFKKIEFYNHENKLIKVMTFENEKDFNGHILATNITLNNLEENHSTILEIKEVEFDIPITKKFFDRRNISNPILKYK
- the dxr gene encoding 1-deoxy-D-xylulose-5-phosphate reductoisomerase is translated as MRIAITGVTGSIGTQTLEVLEFLKSKNYNFKLVGISAGSNKNKMLDIIKKWKPEYAALENAKLENFNGTKILTGKDSTIEMLEKSKPDFVLVATGGSIGIKHTLKAIEVSKRVGLANKESIVCGGKMLLDFAMKNNTEIIPVDSEHSALFQLNHGDSTPSKIIITASGGALRDWPIEKLDEVKVEDVLNHPVWSMGKRITVDSATMVNKGLEVIEAYHLFNLKKENIDVVINRNSHIHAIVGYPDGVMKFHYGIPSMKIPIAYSITYPERIYEYIYPDLTLESIKFENVDYNRYPALKLAFDILGDQKLQIVYNAADEVAVQLFLERKIKYTDIYKLIYQSIDKFINTNVKIYDFYDIITLDYEVKYYSRGLIL